GTGCTTCGGTGCTTCGATCCCAATTTTCACTTGTTCGCCGTCTACTGCGATGATCTTCATTTCAATATCATCGCCGATTTGGATCGATTCATTGGTTTTCCGGGTTAGTACTAACATTAGCGGCCTCCCTTCTCGTTCTCGGCAGTTTGGGCTTGCTGCGGGAAAAGAGAGTGTTTCGTTTGATAGTCCGACTCGGTTAAAACAAATTGCTTGCCCTTGTTCTTGGACGCATTCAGAACGATTGGCGCCTGCAGGTTGGCGGTCGTTTTGTTAAACGGCTCTTCTAGTGTTAATACGGAAAAAATCGCCACATCCTCTTCTTTTTCAATGGCCAGCTGTTCAAGTACGCTATCTGATAATTTGACCTGGTAATCATTGAAAAAATGAAAAGGATTGGCGACCACAAATGCTAATTCCGGATTATTTACGGATTGAAGGATAAAAAAGATGTTGTCATTGCTAAAAGGAAGCAGCACAAATGCTGTTTCTTCTTCAAAAGCTGGCAGTCCTTGCTCAAATTGATAAATCTCTTCTTGCTGTATGTCGACTTCGCCAAGGTGTTTTGTTTGCAGTTTCACAGGTGGTGGCTCCTCCTTTATGTATAGTTATAACGTACGGTTCACTTGTTCTCCGCTCACATGAAATTGAATGCTGGGTTTTTGTTTTAAATAATGCTTAATCTCCCAGCGCGGAATGTTTATTTCCGGGTCATTTTTTTGTACGTTAATCTCTGTTTCTGCTCGTTCGACTTGAAACGAGAGATCGCCTGGTGCTACGTCAAACTTTACTTTGAAAGCATTTTCTGGTGTAAAGCCGAATTCGGTTTGTTTTTCTATCAGCTTGCCGTTTTCTTTTGCAATCGCAGCTTGGCTTTTCCGCCTCCGCCATTGTTTTCTATCGCCTTAAGCTGTTCGCCTTCTCGTGCTTTTTTGGCCGTATATTCCGTTGCGGTTTGGTTTGCTTTTTGCGCAAATTGCTTCGTTTTCTGCAGAGGAGAAATCAAATTCGCATCTGCAAAGGCTTCGGATTGATCAATATTCACTTTCGCCGCTTTCGTAGAAATTTCAACGGTGTCGGTGAGATTTTGGTTTATCTCGGTATCTGCCGGGGGCTGGCTGATTTCGAACGGCGGTCTTGATGATTTTATTCCAAGTTCTGCGTTAGTTGTTGTAATTTCTACGATTGGCATGTTCATTAGCAGCCCCCCTTAGGCAGTTTTGT
This DNA window, taken from Alteribacillus bidgolensis, encodes the following:
- the csrA gene encoding carbon storage regulator CsrA; translation: MLVLTRKTNESIQIGDDIEMKIIAVDGEQVKIGIEAPKHIDIHRKEIYLDIQKENNAAVGAGSLDILEKLSQQMKKN
- the fliW gene encoding flagellar assembly protein FliW, whose protein sequence is MKLQTKHLGEVDIQQEEIYQFEQGLPAFEEETAFVLLPFSNDNIFFILQSVNNPELAFVVANPFHFFNDYQVKLSDSVLEQLAIEKEEDVAIFSVLTLEEPFNKTTANLQAPIVLNASKNKGKQFVLTESDYQTKHSLFPQQAQTAENEKGGR
- a CDS encoding DUF6470 family protein; the protein is MAKENGKLIEKQTEFGFTPENAFKVKFDVAPGDLSFQVERAETEINVQKNDPEINIPRWEIKHYLKQKPSIQFHVSGEQVNRTL
- a CDS encoding DUF6470 family protein, producing MNMPIVEITTTNAELGIKSSRPPFEISQPPADTEINQNLTDTVEISTKAAKVNIDQSEAFADANLISPLQKTKQFAQKANQTATEYTAKKAREGEQLKAIENNGGGGKAKLRLQKKTAS